A window of Fimbriimonadaceae bacterium contains these coding sequences:
- a CDS encoding IS5 family transposase: MKGEDQLQPSLVATINLEMFVAADHKLREVKRVTDAVLADCESEFRAMYSSIGRPSIAPEKQLRALVLMVLYSIPSERRLMEHIRYNMLFRWFVGLDADEAVWDASTFSKNRERLLEGEVARLFFEGVKSHARMRRLMSEDHFTVDGTLLEAWASHKSFKPKKDPPDPPEGGTGSNPEVDFKGESRTNQTHQSTTDPDARMARKGWGKEAKLSHAGHVLMENRNGLVVDTAVTTVEGNYEVDAALRMLEDNVGCGSTVGADKLYDQTKFVEGCRSRDIKPHVARKDKHSRIDGRTTRHEGYKTSQKIRKRVEEIFGWEKTVGGFYKLRYRGTRKVAWIFLLGAAAYNLVRMANITLQTT, from the coding sequence ATGAAGGGCGAAGACCAGCTTCAACCGTCGCTTGTCGCGACGATCAACCTGGAGATGTTCGTGGCTGCGGACCACAAGCTTCGCGAGGTCAAGCGTGTCACGGACGCGGTTCTGGCCGACTGCGAATCCGAGTTCCGGGCGATGTACTCCTCGATCGGACGCCCTTCGATCGCACCGGAGAAGCAGCTCCGCGCCCTGGTGCTGATGGTGCTGTACTCCATTCCCAGCGAGCGGCGCCTGATGGAGCACATCCGCTACAACATGCTCTTCCGCTGGTTCGTGGGTCTGGACGCTGACGAAGCGGTCTGGGACGCCTCGACGTTCTCCAAGAACCGGGAACGGTTGCTCGAAGGCGAAGTTGCGCGGCTGTTCTTCGAGGGGGTGAAGTCCCACGCGCGGATGCGCCGGCTGATGAGCGAGGACCACTTCACGGTGGACGGCACCCTGTTGGAGGCGTGGGCCTCCCACAAGAGCTTCAAGCCCAAGAAGGATCCCCCCGATCCGCCCGAAGGCGGCACGGGCTCGAATCCCGAAGTGGACTTCAAGGGGGAGAGCCGCACGAACCAGACGCACCAGAGCACGACCGACCCCGATGCGCGGATGGCCCGCAAAGGCTGGGGCAAGGAAGCCAAGCTCAGCCACGCGGGCCACGTTCTGATGGAGAACCGCAACGGACTGGTGGTGGACACTGCGGTTACGACGGTCGAGGGCAACTATGAAGTCGATGCGGCGCTCAGGATGCTCGAGGACAACGTGGGCTGCGGCTCGACGGTAGGCGCGGACAAGCTCTACGACCAGACGAAGTTCGTCGAGGGCTGCCGCTCGCGGGACATCAAGCCCCACGTGGCGCGCAAGGACAAGCACAGCCGCATCGACGGCCGAACGACGAGGCACGAGGGCTACAAGACGAGCCAGAAGATCCGCAAGCGCGTGGAGGAGATCTTCGGCTGGGAGAAAACTGTCGGAGGTTTCTACAAGCTCAGGTACCGGGGCACGCGCAAGGTGGCATGGATCTTCCTGCTCGGAGCGGCAGCGTACAATCTCGTCCGGATGGCGAACATCACGCTCCAAACGACCTGA
- the purF gene encoding amidophosphoribosyltransferase, producing the protein MTDHPGHDDHPKEECGVLGVYTPDRQAGVVTFFGLFALQHRGQESAGIAVSDGERVRMHKDMGLVSQVFKEEILDSMPGHMAVGHNRYSTTGASVLRNAQPIYCQSLVGDIAVAHNGNLINTGRLRQEMEAEGEHFDSTSDSEIIARLLVRHLEEGPEVAVREAMKRIEGAYSVAVLTPHWIIGFRDPSGIRPLVAGSVGPGYMIASESCAFGPVDGAVERELDPGEMVVIDAEGMRFAQGHPPRRHAMCLFEFIYFARPDSIMYDTLLYSARERMGEHLAREHPVEADVVIPVPDSGIPAALGYSRETGIPYREGMMKSRYIHRTFIHPDQRLRELGVRLKLTPLVEHIRGMRLVLVDDSIVRATTTRQIVRLLFESGAKEVHVRITAPPIKWPCFYGIDMCSRGELAAARMTIDEIRAHVGASSLGYLSIDGAVEAVGRGKDQFCLACFNGEYPIPVPADLRKDAFDTPPDVGQFAAVASGQPLLLDPDADLE; encoded by the coding sequence GTGACCGACCATCCCGGACACGACGATCACCCGAAAGAAGAGTGTGGAGTCCTCGGCGTCTACACGCCGGACAGGCAGGCGGGCGTCGTCACGTTCTTCGGCCTCTTCGCGCTTCAACATCGCGGCCAAGAGTCCGCCGGCATCGCCGTCAGCGACGGCGAGAGGGTTCGGATGCACAAGGACATGGGCCTGGTGAGCCAGGTCTTCAAAGAGGAGATCCTCGACTCGATGCCCGGCCACATGGCGGTGGGCCACAACCGGTACTCGACCACCGGCGCGTCGGTTCTCCGCAACGCCCAACCCATCTACTGCCAAAGCCTGGTGGGCGACATCGCGGTGGCGCACAACGGCAACCTGATCAACACGGGCCGACTTCGCCAGGAGATGGAGGCCGAGGGCGAGCACTTCGACTCGACGAGCGACAGCGAGATCATCGCGCGGCTCCTCGTACGCCACCTCGAGGAGGGTCCCGAGGTGGCGGTGCGCGAAGCGATGAAGCGCATCGAGGGCGCGTACAGCGTGGCCGTCCTGACCCCGCACTGGATCATCGGATTCCGCGACCCCTCCGGCATCCGGCCCCTGGTGGCCGGCAGCGTCGGCCCCGGCTACATGATCGCAAGTGAAAGCTGCGCGTTCGGACCCGTCGATGGAGCGGTCGAACGGGAGTTGGACCCCGGGGAGATGGTCGTGATCGACGCGGAGGGCATGCGCTTCGCGCAAGGCCATCCGCCGCGCCGCCACGCGATGTGCCTCTTCGAGTTCATCTACTTCGCCCGACCCGACTCGATCATGTACGACACGCTGCTCTACAGCGCGCGTGAGCGGATGGGCGAGCACCTCGCGCGAGAGCACCCCGTGGAGGCCGACGTCGTGATTCCCGTGCCGGACTCCGGCATTCCCGCGGCGCTGGGCTACAGCCGCGAAACGGGCATTCCCTACCGCGAAGGGATGATGAAGAGCCGGTACATCCACCGCACGTTCATCCACCCCGACCAGCGGTTGCGCGAATTGGGAGTCCGCCTCAAGCTCACGCCGCTCGTCGAGCACATCCGAGGCATGCGCCTCGTCCTCGTGGACGACTCGATCGTGCGCGCGACGACGACGCGCCAGATCGTTCGCCTGCTGTTCGAATCGGGCGCCAAAGAGGTGCACGTGCGCATCACGGCCCCTCCGATCAAGTGGCCGTGCTTCTATGGCATCGACATGTGCTCGCGCGGTGAACTTGCCGCCGCCCGGATGACCATCGACGAGATCCGGGCGCATGTCGGAGCCAGCTCCTTGGGCTACCTCTCCATCGACGGCGCCGTCGAGGCGGTCGGACGCGGGAAGGATCAGTTCTGCCTCGCGTGCTTCAACGGCGAGTACCCGATCCCCGTGCCTGCGGATCTTCGCAAAGACGCTTTCGACACGCCTCCCGACGTCGGCCAGTTTGCGGCGGTGGCGAGCGGGCAGCCGCTGCTCCTCGATCCCGACGCGGATCTCGAGTGA